Proteins encoded within one genomic window of bacterium:
- the efp gene encoding elongation factor P, which yields MATAGDLRRGGRVELDGEPFTVVDVHFQSPSARGASTLVKAKVRNLRTGAVLEKTFKTADRIVEPQVELRPVQFLYADGDGYHFMDGNTYEQFALAADDIGDAAGYLKEGLAGVRSVVVNDEVISIELPHIISLRVEQTDPAIKGATAQAQTKPATLETGLVIQVPSYLESGELIQVDTREARFVSRAKE from the coding sequence ATGGCAACCGCAGGTGACCTCCGGCGCGGCGGACGCGTCGAGCTCGACGGCGAGCCCTTCACCGTCGTCGACGTCCACTTCCAGAGCCCCTCCGCGCGCGGCGCCTCCACCCTGGTGAAGGCCAAGGTCCGCAACCTGCGGACCGGCGCGGTGCTGGAGAAAACGTTCAAGACCGCCGACCGCATCGTCGAGCCACAGGTCGAGCTGCGCCCCGTCCAGTTCCTGTACGCGGACGGCGACGGCTACCACTTCATGGACGGCAACACCTACGAGCAGTTCGCGCTCGCCGCCGACGACATCGGCGACGCCGCCGGCTACCTGAAGGAAGGCCTGGCCGGCGTCCGCTCGGTGGTCGTGAACGACGAGGTGATCAGCATCGAGCTGCCGCACATCATCAGCCTGCGGGTCGAACAGACCGACCCGGCGATCAAGGGCGCCACCGCCCAGGCGCAGACCAAGCCGGCGACGCTGGAAACCGGCCTGGTGATCCAGGTGCCGTCGTATCTGGAATCGGGCGAGCTCATCCAGGTCGACACGCGCGAGGCGCGCTTCGTCTCGCGCGCCAAGGAGTAA